In Halorubrum sp. PV6, a single window of DNA contains:
- a CDS encoding alkaline phosphatase family protein, whose amino-acid sequence MGLFDRLRGDDDERVVFLGIDGVPYDLVQEHPDVFENLTDIAAAGSAGRLESIVPPESSACWPSLTTGVNPGETGVYGFQDREVDSYETYVPMGKHVSATRLWDRVTDDGRDATVLNVPVTFPPSSRIQRQVSGFLSPGLDAAASDDAVRQVLEDRDYRIDVNAKLGHDDDKTEFIEDAHATLDARYDVFTHYLAADDWDLFFGVFMSTDRVNHFLFGDYVNDGEYKEEFLEFYRQLDEYIGEIRDSLDDDTTLIVASDHGFTELKWEVNCNQFLADEGWLSYDGDDHDSLADIDDETRAYSLIPGRFYLNLEGREPEGVVPEAEYEAVREELRSDLESLTGPDGQQVCKRIVDGEDAFDGARDEIAPDLVVIPADGFDLKSGFKGKSAVFTEGPRNGMHKFENSLLYSTDPDLDIEGSNLFDVTPTILDLMDVDTDAAFDGESLLAD is encoded by the coding sequence ATGGGACTGTTCGATCGGCTCCGCGGCGACGACGACGAGCGCGTGGTCTTTCTCGGCATCGACGGCGTACCGTACGACCTCGTACAGGAACACCCCGACGTGTTCGAGAACTTGACCGACATCGCCGCCGCAGGCTCTGCGGGCCGGTTGGAGAGCATCGTGCCGCCCGAGTCGAGCGCGTGCTGGCCGAGCCTCACGACGGGCGTGAACCCCGGCGAGACGGGCGTGTACGGGTTCCAGGACCGCGAGGTCGACTCCTACGAGACGTACGTGCCGATGGGCAAACACGTGTCGGCGACGCGGCTCTGGGACCGCGTCACCGACGACGGTCGCGACGCGACCGTCCTCAACGTGCCCGTCACCTTCCCGCCGTCGAGCCGGATTCAGCGGCAGGTCTCCGGGTTCCTCTCGCCCGGCCTCGACGCCGCCGCGAGCGACGACGCGGTCAGGCAGGTCCTCGAAGACCGCGACTATCGGATCGACGTGAACGCGAAACTCGGGCACGACGACGACAAAACCGAGTTCATCGAGGACGCGCACGCGACCCTCGACGCACGGTACGACGTGTTCACCCACTACCTCGCGGCGGACGACTGGGACCTGTTTTTCGGCGTCTTCATGAGCACCGACCGAGTCAACCACTTTCTGTTCGGCGACTACGTCAACGACGGCGAGTACAAAGAGGAGTTCCTCGAGTTCTATCGACAGCTCGACGAGTACATCGGCGAGATCCGCGACTCGCTCGACGACGACACGACGCTGATCGTCGCGTCCGACCACGGCTTTACCGAGTTGAAGTGGGAAGTGAACTGCAACCAGTTCCTCGCCGACGAGGGGTGGCTCTCGTACGACGGCGACGACCACGACTCGCTTGCCGACATCGACGACGAGACCCGCGCCTACTCGCTCATCCCCGGCCGGTTTTACCTCAATCTGGAAGGCCGCGAGCCCGAGGGAGTCGTTCCCGAGGCGGAGTACGAGGCGGTCCGCGAGGAGCTGCGCTCCGACCTCGAATCGCTCACCGGCCCCGACGGTCAGCAGGTGTGTAAACGAATCGTGGACGGTGAGGACGCCTTCGACGGCGCCCGCGACGAGATAGCCCCCGACCTCGTCGTCATCCCCGCCGACGGCTTCGACCTGAAGTCCGGATTTAAAGGGAAGTCGGCCGTCTTCACCGAGGGGCCGCGGAACGGGATGCACAAGTTCGAGAACTCGCTCCTGTATTCGACCGATCCCGACCTCGATATCGAGGGCTCGAACCTCTTCGACGTGACCCCGACGATTCTCGACCTGATGGACGTCGACACCGACGCGGCGTTCGACGGCGAGAGTCTCCTCGCGGACTGA
- a CDS encoding phosphoadenosine phosphosulfate reductase family protein, with translation MTDDFPASVDVDYTDGEGETPDDYPSIQHKIEKAVEVTRRGLEQYDNPAVMWTGGKDSTLTLYFINQVAEEYGYEKPTAVFIDHFQHFDDITDFVEHWADEWDIELVYARNEDVGAYVDEHGLEPGDDIPVDALSEHNQHHIRNILEFEEDSFPFLLDTYVGNHLLKTVALNDALEEHDIDGVISGVRWDEQEARADETFFSPRHDPDLFPPHDRIQPILQFAEADVWEAFWNFVVPDTVEAFPDEGYIPQADDDLPEGVAQEDIPISPKYFAGFRSLGSEVSTEKTTEEPAWLQNLEDTTERAGRAQDKEDLMERLRDLGYM, from the coding sequence ATGACCGACGACTTCCCGGCGAGCGTCGACGTCGATTACACCGACGGCGAGGGCGAGACTCCCGACGACTACCCGTCGATCCAGCACAAAATCGAGAAGGCGGTCGAGGTCACCCGCCGTGGACTCGAACAGTACGACAACCCGGCGGTGATGTGGACCGGCGGCAAAGACTCCACGCTGACGCTGTACTTCATCAACCAGGTCGCCGAGGAGTACGGCTATGAGAAGCCGACCGCGGTGTTCATCGACCACTTCCAGCACTTCGACGACATCACCGACTTCGTCGAACACTGGGCCGACGAGTGGGACATCGAACTGGTGTACGCCCGCAACGAGGACGTCGGCGCGTACGTCGACGAACACGGCCTCGAACCCGGCGACGACATCCCCGTCGACGCGCTCTCGGAGCACAACCAGCACCACATCCGAAATATACTAGAGTTCGAGGAAGACTCGTTCCCGTTCCTGCTCGACACCTACGTCGGGAACCACCTGCTGAAGACGGTCGCGCTCAACGACGCCCTCGAAGAACACGACATCGACGGCGTCATCTCCGGCGTGCGCTGGGACGAGCAGGAGGCCCGCGCCGACGAGACGTTCTTCTCGCCGCGCCACGACCCCGACTTGTTCCCGCCGCACGACCGCATCCAGCCCATCCTGCAGTTCGCCGAGGCCGACGTGTGGGAGGCGTTCTGGAACTTCGTCGTACCGGACACCGTCGAGGCGTTCCCCGACGAGGGGTACATCCCGCAGGCCGACGACGACCTGCCCGAGGGCGTCGCCCAGGAGGACATCCCCATCTCGCCGAAGTACTTCGCCGGGTTCCGCTCGCTCGGCAGCGAGGTCAGTACCGAGAAGACGACCGAGGAGCCCGCGTGGCTGCAGAACCTCGAAGACACCACCGAGCGCGCCGGCCGCGCCCAGGACAAGGAAGACCTGATGGAGCGCCTGCGCGACCTCGGCTACATGTGA
- a CDS encoding trans-acting enoyl reductase family protein, with the protein MSDSDRTHDIVVWGATGVAGRFTAEYLTERYDSADLELAIGGRSRERLADVAADLTRRSDGWEDVPVVVGDATDPESLRAIAEDTRVVCTTVGPYTTYGSNLVAACVDAGTDYCDLTGEVNWVREMIDRYHEAAVDAGARIVHSCGFDSVPADIGTLLVQSFATEEFGAPCETVRIYLEGGNGSVSGGTLASFGELFEAVATDPLARETLRNPYSLAPAGERSGIDPGEQRGPRRDPLRGSWTAPSPMAAVNERVVRRSNALLGYPWTREFRCSEVVPTGTGPVGAATAGLVAGGLGAFTAAMSIRPLRSAIQKYVFPDPGEGPTRSEAEAGSFSIRVLGRGVAPGGRFTVEAEFGADRDPGYGATGRMLGESAVCLARGDLDSPHEGGVLTPASGIGLPLADRLREVGFTASVRQVSDGSA; encoded by the coding sequence ATGAGCGACAGCGACCGAACGCACGACATCGTGGTGTGGGGCGCGACGGGCGTCGCCGGGCGGTTCACCGCAGAGTACCTCACCGAGCGCTACGACTCGGCAGACCTCGAACTGGCGATCGGCGGACGGAGCCGAGAGCGACTCGCCGACGTCGCCGCCGACCTCACTCGCCGCAGCGACGGGTGGGAGGACGTGCCCGTCGTCGTGGGCGACGCGACCGACCCCGAGAGCCTGCGCGCCATCGCGGAAGACACCCGAGTCGTCTGCACGACGGTCGGTCCGTACACGACGTACGGCTCGAACCTCGTCGCGGCCTGCGTCGACGCCGGTACCGACTACTGCGATCTCACCGGCGAGGTGAACTGGGTCCGCGAGATGATCGACCGGTATCACGAGGCCGCCGTCGACGCCGGCGCCCGGATCGTCCACAGCTGCGGGTTCGACTCGGTGCCGGCGGACATCGGCACGCTGCTCGTCCAGTCGTTCGCGACGGAGGAGTTCGGCGCGCCGTGTGAGACGGTCCGGATCTACCTCGAAGGCGGAAATGGGAGCGTCAGCGGCGGGACGCTCGCGAGTTTCGGCGAACTGTTCGAGGCGGTCGCGACCGACCCGCTCGCCAGGGAGACGCTCCGGAACCCGTACTCGCTCGCGCCCGCGGGCGAGCGGAGCGGTATCGACCCCGGCGAACAGCGGGGGCCGCGCCGAGACCCGCTGCGCGGGTCCTGGACCGCGCCGTCGCCGATGGCAGCCGTAAACGAGCGCGTGGTCCGCCGGAGCAACGCGCTCCTCGGGTACCCGTGGACCCGCGAGTTTCGGTGTTCGGAGGTCGTCCCCACGGGAACGGGGCCCGTGGGCGCGGCGACAGCGGGCCTCGTCGCCGGCGGGCTCGGCGCGTTCACTGCCGCCATGTCTATCAGACCGCTGCGGTCGGCGATTCAAAAGTACGTCTTCCCCGATCCGGGTGAGGGGCCGACGCGATCGGAAGCCGAGGCCGGCAGCTTTTCGATTCGGGTGTTAGGGCGCGGCGTGGCCCCCGGCGGTCGCTTCACCGTCGAGGCGGAGTTCGGCGCCGACCGGGACCCCGGCTACGGCGCGACCGGGCGGATGCTCGGCGAGTCGGCGGTGTGTCTCGCGCGCGGCGACCTCGACTCGCCGCACGAGGGCGGCGTGTTGACGCCGGCGTCGGGGATCGGGCTCCCCCTCGCGGACCGGCTCCGAGAGGTCGGGTTCACCGCGTCGGTACGACAGGTGTCGGACGGTAGCGCGTGA
- a CDS encoding HVO_0758 family zinc finger protein, translating into MKSTRKGLRDGDLIKDTYERLNCAACEMVLKKKTDSAEVFSVRTCPECGSEFKDLR; encoded by the coding sequence ATGAAATCCACGCGAAAAGGGCTTCGTGACGGTGACTTGATTAAAGACACATATGAGCGATTAAACTGCGCTGCATGTGAGATGGTGTTAAAGAAGAAGACCGATTCGGCTGAAGTGTTTTCCGTACGCACTTGTCCCGAGTGCGGTAGTGAGTTCAAAGACCTCCGTTGA
- a CDS encoding TetR/AcrR family transcriptional regulator, with amino-acid sequence MSLHNRYSPHESINLSFLKSHSRYGIDKYCSSVDKEGPVVTQFSDEDRERIRAEMIEAGHELFARYGFDRTRVSDITDAVEIGTSTFYQFFDSKEELYLAVLMAEREQLFGRLETAVAEMETPQAEAEMILRTTLEQVRSNTLIRRLFVDGELQRIEDQLEGTKYENNAQTDHKTASGADCGEENISADLHGGSDLPRVLPQPDEWVAREEVRISDPEIVRQLLQSLLFVTQAQNTPIVSEDSYSEVEEALIDTVVTGLFADESMASQP; translated from the coding sequence ATGTCGTTGCACAACAGATACTCCCCTCACGAATCAATAAACCTTTCTTTCCTGAAGTCCCACAGCCGATATGGAATTGACAAATACTGTAGTTCTGTTGATAAAGAGGGACCAGTTGTGACGCAATTTTCTGACGAAGATCGGGAACGAATTCGTGCCGAAATGATTGAGGCAGGCCACGAGTTATTTGCCCGTTACGGGTTTGATCGAACGCGGGTGAGTGACATAACAGACGCTGTCGAAATCGGTACCAGCACGTTTTACCAGTTTTTTGACTCAAAAGAAGAGTTGTACCTTGCGGTGTTAATGGCCGAGCGTGAGCAGTTATTTGGCCGACTGGAGACAGCAGTTGCTGAGATGGAAACGCCACAAGCAGAGGCAGAGATGATACTGCGAACGACACTTGAGCAGGTGCGGTCAAACACGCTTATTCGACGACTCTTTGTTGACGGGGAACTCCAACGAATCGAGGATCAGTTGGAGGGGACAAAGTATGAGAACAATGCTCAGACTGATCATAAAACTGCTTCTGGCGCCGATTGCGGTGAGGAAAATATCAGCGCTGATTTACACGGGGGATCCGACCTCCCGCGAGTCCTCCCGCAGCCAGATGAGTGGGTTGCCCGCGAGGAGGTCCGTATCAGCGATCCCGAGATTGTACGTCAGCTCCTACAGTCACTGCTGTTTGTAACACAGGCGCAAAACACACCGATTGTGTCTGAAGACAGTTATAGCGAAGTTGAGGAAGCATTGATCGATACTGTGGTCACAGGACTGTTTGCCGATGAGTCGATGGCATCACAGCCTTGA